Within Topomyia yanbarensis strain Yona2022 chromosome 2, ASM3024719v1, whole genome shotgun sequence, the genomic segment ATTGTAACTGTGGCACTCTGCCTCGGGTTTATAGTTCCATCCATCGAAGTAGTCATTGGATTAGTTGGGTCCACGATCGGGGTAGCGATCTGTATCATCATTCCGGCTGCTTGTTATATGCACATTTGCAAAACGAACATCGCCGAGAAACAGCTGGCGCAGGTCATGATCGCTCTCGGTTTTTTGATCATGATTCTCGGCACGTACGCTAATCTGGTTGCTATGAATCACGTACCGGAGAAAACTTACGAGACTGTGGTAGACAGAAAAGTCACTCTACCGCCTGTACTGAAAGTGGATAAGATGGAAGCAAATCTAGACAAACCGCTGGACGACGTGAAATTGCAACAACCAGTTGAGCCAGAGGTAAAACAGATGCCGATTCCAACCGAAAAGCCCCTGTTGCATGTTGAAGAGCTGCAAACAGTAAAAGCCGTCGATGCACAAAAAAGTGATGGTTCCAAAGATGGCGTGGTGAGTTCCTAGGATCATTATAATTACGTATCCTTATCGAACAGTAAAGTAATTTTCACATTGTTCTTTTCTAGGCCTTGATAACGCCTGAACCACCACCGGGCCAGCAGCACAAGCCGGAATCCAAAGAGGAAATAATCGGTCAGGATGCAATTCTGAAGGAGGAAAAGGAAATAGCTGTGGAGGAGAAGGAAAAAATACAACAGGATATCAGTGAACTGAAGAGTGCCAAGAAGGAACTGGAAGCACAGGTACAGGTCATTAAGGAACAGCTGGTGAAAACGAACGAGGAAACTCAGCAGTTGGTACTGAAGAAGTTCGACGAGATAGTGGAAAAAATCGATCAGAAAGCTTCCAAAGACAAGGAACCCGCAGCGCCTGTGACTGTCAAATCGGAGGTCGAGAAGCAGTTGCCCGAAAAGGCGGAAATTTTAAATCACAACAAAGATCCTATTGTTCGGCTGCTGACTGAGCAAGGTAAACTAAAAGCCCAAGCCAATGAAACCTTGATCGAACAGATTGAAAAAGCTAGCCCTGAACAACAGAATCACTCCTCCGCCGCCGTTGAAACTAAATTGTTAGCCGAATCTGTCAATAACGATTTGAAAAATGATGTAGTGGAAGCGAAAAAGGAGCCTTTAGCCGAAAAAGCAGAACCACTGCCACCGCTTCCGGTTGAACAAAAGCCAGAGCCGGTGGAGGTTGTTGAGGAAGCGCAAAAGAAAGCAGATGTTGAGAGCAAAAAAGACGACGACGCTGGTGCTAAACGAGATCTGCTGGCGGTAAGGAGCAAAAGAAATGTACTGAAACAGGATTCGGGTGGTGGTCAGGATACGCAGGTTGAAGCAAACGAAAGCGGCGAGAACTGTAAAAAGACTGATGCACAAACGACAACAAGTGCAAGTGAAAAGGAGTCGCTTGAGCGACAGTTTAAGCAGAATGGTAACATAATTCATGATCTTATAGGAAAAGATAAGCTCGTGAATATGATTCGGAGTGATATATTGATGGATGAACGCAAACTATTAAGGAAATaaacttatttatttataaaaaaaggtTTATAGATTGAAACGTAAACATTTTCCCATTCtattggaaaaaaatgtttctatttCCATACTGTGCACGAAAAACTTTATGCTAATGATACAACTACGCTACGCTTCATTTGAGCTTTGTcggaaaatgtaaatttcatcgCCCACAGAAAAAAAAGGATTATAAATATGCAAACTTGTAGAAACCAACTTGCAACATGCTGCGGACGAGACGATGCCCTCATCCAGCATAAATAGACGCGTAGAATAATGTACTTTTTCTACTGCTACTAGGGCCGCTACACAGCTCTTCGTACTAATTtgaaacaaatattcaaatattgatTTATTCCGCTAAAACAGATGGATAGGTAATATTTGGGACATAAACGGAGTGAGGTGTCTACACTTAGGGCTTTTTATTTTAATACGCAACCTTCCATGAATAATGTTTCAATGCAATCTTTCCACGAATAATGGTTTGTTTGCGCCAAACGCTTTCAGACACACCGTGAATTTGATAGTCTGCTTTATTCAACGTCTATGCCTCATGGCCGTATAGAGTAACAGGCAGTGGCCCAACCAGTTCTGCACTAAGTATAAGCCTTCGTCAGCACTTCCTCGAGGTTCGAGCTGTTATATTTGGCTGCTTCTCAAGAGAAAAATGTTAGTCTTTACAATTTGgcgctagttttttttttgtagcaGTAACAgatgagaggctgagagcaagagtgggttaaaaattcaCTGCGAGCAAAAGTGGTATACGTTTTATTAAGAGCAAAACCGGTTTAAGTACCAGTCGGAGCAGAAAtgggataaaaaaaaaccttagcgcaaaaatgggttaaaaagATATACCACTTTTTCCCTGAGAggaaaaatattccatttttatcctaagaatggtttcagaaattatttatcacaaatcaATGAAACAATCATCAATGTGGAAGTTACTTGAAATTTGGTGGTCAGTAGGTATCGGAAATTGacgattagcgccattttgaaatccaagatggcgacatccggttatcac encodes:
- the LOC131685863 gene encoding putative sodium-coupled neutral amino acid transporter 10, with translation MERSSAQTVTLTNSIIGVGVLSMPFCFQKCGIILSLVLLLLSTYITRLVCSYMIKSAIISRRKNFEQIAFYAFGSFGKLLVELCVVCYLLGTCVAYFVVVGDLGPQITAKILSINESSTLRLWVMIVVTLVCIVPLGLLRNVDSLASVCTASLGFYLCLVLKVMAESGEQISKAGWYNGLALWDTSGILQCLPIFSMALSCQMQLFEVYATMPTSSLDKMSRVIQKSTNFCACIYALIGFFGYVAYSGLRFSGNILINFSPSFVSDIIKIGFVLSVAFSFPLAIFPCRVSLYSLLYKRAYSDTHYYIPESKFRPLTLAIVTVALCLGFIVPSIEVVIGLVGSTIGVAICIIIPAACYMHICKTNIAEKQLAQVMIALGFLIMILGTYANLVAMNHVPEKTYETVVDRKVTLPPVLKVDKMEANLDKPLDDVKLQQPVEPEVKQMPIPTEKPLLHVEELQTVKAVDAQKSDGSKDGVALITPEPPPGQQHKPESKEEIIGQDAILKEEKEIAVEEKEKIQQDISELKSAKKELEAQVQVIKEQLVKTNEETQQLVLKKFDEIVEKIDQKASKDKEPAAPVTVKSEVEKQLPEKAEILNHNKDPIVRLLTEQGKLKAQANETLIEQIEKASPEQQNHSSAAVETKLLAESVNNDLKNDVVEAKKEPLAEKAEPLPPLPVEQKPEPVEVVEEAQKKADVESKKDDDAGAKRDLLAVRSKRNVLKQDSGGGQDTQVEANESGENCKKTDAQTTTSASEKESLERQFKQNGNIIHDLIGKDKLVNMIRSDILMDERKLLRK